One Owenweeksia hongkongensis DSM 17368 genomic region harbors:
- a CDS encoding toxin-antitoxin system YwqK family antitoxin, which produces MKKTIVLMALFFSAPIIAQTGFKKLIIGTWELQERIDNNPIEKVDIFGNNSGEQKDTEPKDMFFFQNNGKVDVRQFGEQFKYDYQLLDSTLQIGDIIYKVKRLTRDSLILNRKKMLVDENLILTHSKKSIDPIQAEQVIRIEYPSGHMKLRGQKVGGFQNGLWTEWYDGGGVKSVTHYQMDVVFMKIEFDINGKITSKSWYDLESKKMKNE; this is translated from the coding sequence ATGAAGAAAACTATAGTTCTGATGGCCCTATTCTTTTCTGCACCGATAATTGCTCAAACCGGTTTTAAAAAATTAATTATTGGGACTTGGGAGCTTCAAGAAAGGATTGACAACAATCCAATTGAAAAAGTTGATATTTTCGGTAACAACTCAGGCGAGCAAAAAGATACGGAGCCTAAAGATATGTTCTTTTTCCAAAATAATGGAAAGGTGGATGTGCGGCAATTTGGTGAACAATTTAAATATGACTATCAATTGTTGGACTCTACTCTTCAAATAGGGGATATTATCTATAAGGTGAAGCGCCTGACAAGGGATTCTCTAATATTGAACAGGAAAAAGATGCTAGTTGACGAGAACCTTATTCTGACTCATTCTAAAAAATCAATAGATCCGATTCAAGCGGAGCAGGTAATTAGAATAGAGTATCCTTCAGGTCATATGAAACTCAGAGGACAAAAAGTTGGTGGTTTTCAAAATGGTCTTTGGACGGAGTGGTACGATGGCGGAGGTGTCAAAAGTGTGACTCATTACCAGATGGACGTAGTATTTATGAAAATTGAATTTGACATAAATGGTAAGATTACTTCTAAGAGCTGGTATGATCTAGAATCGAAGAAAATGAAAAATGAGTAA
- the mazG gene encoding nucleoside triphosphate pyrophosphohydrolase, giving the protein MNTREDKLQAFGRLLDIMDDLRAKCPWDMKQTLETLRPLTIEETYELGDAILDNDLEEVRKELGDIMLHMVFYAKIGSEKNAFDIADVLNGICEKLISRHPHIYGDVNVADEEEVKTNWEKLKLKEGKKSVLEGVPRSLPAMIKATRIQEKARGIGFDWEETNQVWEKVDEELNELKAEIAAGNQEKTEEEFGDFLFSIINLSRFLKVDPESALERTNKKFIKRFQYLEAQASKSGKSLGDMTLAEMDVFWNEAKKL; this is encoded by the coding sequence GTGAATACCCGAGAAGATAAGTTACAGGCTTTTGGCCGTCTTTTGGACATTATGGACGACCTGCGCGCTAAGTGCCCGTGGGATATGAAGCAGACCCTTGAAACATTGCGTCCTCTTACCATAGAGGAAACGTATGAACTGGGTGATGCTATTTTGGACAATGATTTGGAAGAGGTGCGCAAGGAGTTGGGTGACATTATGCTTCACATGGTGTTTTATGCCAAAATAGGTAGCGAGAAAAATGCCTTTGATATAGCCGATGTGCTCAATGGAATTTGCGAAAAACTCATTAGCCGCCATCCTCATATATATGGAGATGTAAATGTGGCCGATGAGGAAGAAGTAAAAACCAATTGGGAAAAGCTAAAGCTTAAGGAAGGTAAGAAGTCGGTGCTGGAGGGCGTGCCTCGTTCATTGCCAGCTATGATAAAAGCTACGCGTATTCAAGAAAAAGCACGGGGTATTGGCTTTGATTGGGAAGAAACCAATCAGGTGTGGGAAAAGGTAGATGAAGAACTCAATGAGTTGAAAGCTGAAATAGCTGCAGGAAACCAAGAGAAGACGGAAGAGGAATTTGGAGACTTTTTGTTTTCCATTATTAACCTTTCGCGCTTTCTTAAAGTAGACCCAGAATCAGCCTTGGAGCGCACCAATAAGAAGTTTATAAAGCGATTTCAGTATTTGGAAGCTCAAGCTTCAAAAAGCGGAAAAAGCCTGGGTGATATGACCTTGGCGGAGATGGACGTTTTTTGGAATGAGGCTAAGAAGTTGTAG
- a CDS encoding DUF5606 family protein: MELEGILAIGGKPGLYKLVAQSRGGVIVSSLIDDKKFPVTQASNVSALKDIAIYTYNEEVPLADVFQKIADKENLGQAISHKEKPEALRSYMLEILEDYDQERVYNSDLKKLFQWYNILQENGLVTKAEEKTEEPAEEVSSEEESK; the protein is encoded by the coding sequence ATGGAATTAGAAGGAATTTTGGCAATTGGCGGTAAGCCGGGCCTTTACAAATTGGTGGCACAAAGCCGTGGTGGTGTAATTGTTTCATCGCTTATTGATGATAAAAAATTTCCTGTAACACAGGCAAGCAACGTAAGTGCTTTAAAAGATATCGCTATCTACACATACAATGAAGAAGTGCCTTTGGCCGATGTGTTTCAAAAGATTGCGGATAAAGAAAATCTGGGACAGGCTATTAGCCACAAAGAAAAGCCAGAGGCTCTTCGTAGCTATATGCTGGAAATTCTTGAAGATTACGATCAGGAAAGAGTTTACAATTCAGATTTGAAAAAACTTTTTCAGTGGTACAACATACTTCAGGAAAACGGTTTGGTGACTAAAGCTGAAGAGAAAACTGAGGAGCCAGCGGAAGAGGTGAGCTCTGAAGAAGAAAGCAAATAA
- a CDS encoding tetratricopeptide repeat protein, which translates to MRNLKWMALVVVFSACQAQEPDLNSSIVKMETEIKKHAEMDTAIANDLTAAYMAYAKANPQDSLAPVYLSRAADIYKEMDGKVLKSVNVYNKIVVEYKDHPLAARSVFMIGYVFDEKLHDKDRAAKSYQHFLDTYPNNELADDAKSLLAIAQDTLTDEELVAKWMKEAESKKDTNPKGE; encoded by the coding sequence ATGAGAAACTTAAAATGGATGGCTCTGGTGGTTGTGTTTAGCGCCTGCCAGGCCCAAGAGCCCGATTTGAATAGCTCCATCGTAAAGATGGAAACAGAGATTAAAAAGCATGCAGAAATGGACACGGCTATTGCCAATGATCTTACTGCTGCTTACATGGCATACGCTAAAGCAAATCCACAGGATTCATTAGCGCCTGTTTACCTTAGCCGTGCTGCAGATATCTATAAAGAAATGGACGGTAAGGTGCTGAAGTCTGTAAATGTGTACAACAAGATTGTGGTGGAATATAAAGATCACCCGTTGGCCGCTCGTTCGGTTTTTATGATTGGATATGTATTTGACGAAAAGCTACATGACAAAGATCGTGCGGCAAAGTCTTACCAACATTTTTTGGATACTTATCCTAACAATGAACTAGCAGATGATGCAAAAAGTCTTTTGGCTATAGCCCAGGATACGCTTACCGATGAAGAATTGGTGGCAAAGTGGATGAAGGAAGCTGAAAGTAAAAAAGATACTAACCCTAAAGGAGAATAA
- the def gene encoding peptide deformylase, with protein MILPIVAYGDPVLRKRGEDIDKDFPKLQELIDNMWETMYSASGVGLAAPQIGRGIRLFVIDAGGFVDEDEEDEEGLEGFKKVFINAEIIEEDGEEWAFNEGCLSIPDVREDVVRPERIRIKYLDSDFNEHDEVYDGLKARVIQHEYDHIDGVLFTDYLSPLRKRIIKGKLNNISKGKVSVNYKMRFPKSK; from the coding sequence ATGATATTACCGATTGTGGCCTATGGCGACCCCGTATTAAGAAAAAGGGGAGAAGACATTGATAAGGATTTTCCAAAACTACAAGAGCTTATTGACAACATGTGGGAGACCATGTACAGCGCCAGTGGAGTGGGCTTAGCTGCTCCTCAAATTGGTCGCGGTATCCGTTTGTTTGTGATTGATGCCGGTGGCTTTGTGGACGAAGATGAAGAGGATGAAGAGGGACTGGAAGGTTTCAAAAAAGTATTTATCAATGCAGAGATTATAGAGGAAGATGGCGAAGAATGGGCTTTTAATGAAGGCTGTTTGAGTATTCCTGATGTGCGTGAGGATGTGGTGCGTCCAGAAAGAATCCGAATCAAATATTTGGATAGTGACTTTAATGAGCACGATGAAGTATATGATGGCTTGAAAGCGCGCGTTATTCAGCACGAATATGACCATATTGATGGAGTATTATTTACAGATTATCTTTCTCCTTTGCGTAAGCGCATCATTAAAGGAAAGCTTAATAACATTAGCAAAGGCAAGGTTTCTGTGAATTATAAAATGAGATTCCCAAAATCGAAATGA